From a region of the Gordonia sp. PP30 genome:
- a CDS encoding adenine phosphoribosyltransferase, with translation MNASAAVLTAREAIDRHARLVDDFPSPGIAFKDLTPVLADPGGLAAVVTALAECCDGAELIAGIDARGFLLGGAVARELGVGVVAVRKGGKLPPPVIGVDYDLEYGSARLEVPAEGIALAGRRVAVVDDVLATGGTLVAAARLLRQARAEVADLAVIMELAACGGRTVIGAGLGSSVRVHNLCHD, from the coding sequence GTGAACGCGTCAGCGGCGGTGCTCACCGCCCGCGAAGCGATCGACCGGCACGCCCGGCTGGTCGACGACTTCCCGTCCCCGGGGATCGCCTTCAAGGACCTGACCCCGGTCCTCGCCGACCCGGGCGGACTGGCGGCCGTGGTCACCGCGCTCGCCGAATGCTGCGACGGCGCCGAACTGATCGCCGGGATCGACGCGCGGGGATTCCTCCTCGGTGGCGCGGTCGCGCGGGAACTCGGCGTCGGCGTGGTCGCGGTGCGCAAGGGCGGCAAGCTGCCGCCGCCGGTGATCGGCGTCGACTACGACCTCGAGTACGGCAGCGCGCGGCTCGAGGTTCCGGCCGAGGGCATCGCGCTCGCCGGACGCCGGGTGGCCGTCGTCGACGACGTGCTGGCCACCGGCGGCACGCTGGTCGCCGCCGCCCGGCTGCTGCGGCAGGCGCGCGCCGAGGTCGCCGATCTCGCGGTGATCATGGAGCTCGCGGCCTGCGGCGGGCGGACGGTCATCGGTGCCGGACTCGGCTCGTCGGTCCGTGTGCACAACCTCTGTCACGACTGA
- a CDS encoding ABC transporter substrate-binding protein has translation MRRLVSALAAGLTAVVAVTLTACGSGDRDQIDYLIDASVDGYNVNTVDGDASGAIMALARVLPGFSYLGPDGQVVADRDIGTVTVQDGPVLTLQYTFADKAQYSDGHPMECDDLVLAAAAMGGKLRGFAASTNAGYRDIAGVECTPGEKTATVTFARGRDYAQWPALFGVGALLPAHVVARKAGVPDLVGAIEKGDKAAIAKIADVWNNGFALKPGTVIDEKDFPSAGPYKLREYTVDGGLRLTANDKWWGDAPVTRDITVWPRGTAGDKAVADGKVEVADTGDLAAGDVMMGRAATEYTGGENRRAAKDPRSLSVTQLVLSGRGVLADPALRRAFASCVPRDALARRFGANGLVWSLRTVAPSDPLGSALNEQFARRYPRSDVRRTRQLLDDRPAGADGRRAPVTVRLGYRAPDPVGKAVADAIIAECGAAGLTVVDASSDALTPGALGSGVDVLLTNGATGFAAAGTASGFPNVYQLFGGDPLDLSGFNNPQATGAIADLSLTQSDSARLPLLRTIENAAWDALPSIPLFGTVRAREHTTSTAQVIPGLARTGTGWNMDRWVRK, from the coding sequence GTGAGACGCCTGGTCTCCGCGCTGGCCGCCGGGCTCACGGCGGTCGTGGCCGTCACGCTCACCGCGTGCGGCAGCGGAGACCGGGATCAGATCGACTATCTGATCGACGCGAGCGTCGACGGATACAACGTCAACACCGTCGACGGCGACGCCTCCGGCGCGATCATGGCGCTGGCCCGCGTGCTGCCCGGCTTCAGTTACCTCGGCCCGGACGGGCAGGTGGTCGCCGACCGCGACATCGGCACCGTGACGGTGCAGGACGGCCCCGTGCTGACGCTGCAGTACACCTTCGCCGACAAGGCGCAGTACTCCGACGGGCACCCGATGGAGTGCGACGACCTGGTGCTGGCCGCGGCCGCGATGGGCGGCAAGCTCCGCGGGTTCGCGGCGTCGACCAACGCCGGCTACCGCGACATCGCCGGCGTCGAATGCACGCCGGGGGAGAAGACCGCGACCGTCACCTTCGCGCGCGGCCGCGACTACGCGCAGTGGCCGGCCCTGTTCGGTGTCGGCGCGCTGCTGCCGGCGCACGTGGTGGCCCGCAAGGCCGGGGTGCCGGACCTGGTCGGTGCCATCGAGAAGGGCGACAAGGCGGCGATCGCGAAGATCGCCGACGTCTGGAACAACGGATTCGCCCTCAAGCCGGGCACCGTGATCGACGAGAAGGACTTCCCGTCGGCCGGTCCCTACAAGCTCCGCGAATACACGGTCGACGGCGGCCTGCGGCTGACCGCGAACGACAAGTGGTGGGGCGACGCCCCGGTGACTCGCGACATCACCGTGTGGCCGCGCGGGACCGCGGGCGACAAGGCCGTCGCCGACGGCAAGGTCGAGGTGGCCGACACCGGCGATCTCGCGGCCGGCGACGTGATGATGGGCCGCGCCGCCACCGAGTACACCGGCGGCGAGAACCGGCGGGCCGCGAAGGACCCGCGGTCGCTCTCGGTGACCCAGCTGGTGCTCTCCGGCCGCGGCGTCCTCGCCGACCCGGCGCTGCGGCGCGCGTTCGCCTCGTGCGTGCCGCGCGACGCGCTGGCCCGGCGCTTCGGCGCCAACGGCCTGGTGTGGTCGCTGCGGACCGTGGCCCCGTCCGACCCGCTCGGCTCGGCCCTCAACGAGCAGTTCGCCCGCCGGTATCCGCGCTCGGACGTACGGCGCACCCGGCAGTTGCTCGACGACCGTCCGGCCGGGGCCGACGGCCGCCGCGCCCCGGTCACCGTGCGGCTCGGCTACCGCGCGCCCGATCCGGTCGGCAAGGCCGTCGCCGACGCGATCATCGCCGAATGCGGCGCCGCCGGACTCACCGTGGTCGACGCGTCGTCCGATGCCCTGACCCCGGGTGCACTGGGTTCCGGCGTCGACGTGCTGCTGACCAACGGCGCCACCGGCTTCGCCGCCGCGGGGACCGCGTCGGGCTTCCCGAACGTCTATCAGCTGTTCGGCGGCGATCCGCTCGACCTGTCCGGCTTCAACAATCCGCAGGCGACCGGCGCGATCGCCGACCTGTCGCTCACCCAGAGCGACAGTGCCCGGCTCCCGCTGCTGCGGACCATCGAGAACGCGGCCTGGGACGCGCTGCCGTCCATCCCGCTGTTCGGCACGGTCCGCGCACGCGAACACACGACGTCGACGGCGCAGGTGATCCCGGGCCTGGCCCGCACCGGCACCGGCTGGAACATGGATCGGTGGGTGCGCAAGTGA
- the secF gene encoding protein translocase subunit SecF, whose translation MIDTSPTTQWDDADYRADASKGFFSRLYSGTGAFDIVGKRKMWYLISGLILAICVLSMIFRGFTLGIDFEGGTQISLPAKAGVTTSAVEKNVSESLGFDPHQVQTAGSGAAKTIQVRTQHLDQSQTAAVTAGLAAAFPEQLKASDVSSSDVSSTWGKEITRKMVIALVVFLVVVFFYITIRFDREMSLASMASLVFDVVVTAGIYSLVGFEVTPATVIGLLTILGFSVYDTVVVFDKVEENTRGVFATSRRTYAEQTNLAVNQTLMRSINTTVISVLPIIALMVIAVWMLGVGTLQDLALIQLVGVVVGTYSSVFLASPLLVTLKQRRADVKAHTAKVLARRARSAA comes from the coding sequence GTGATCGACACCTCGCCGACCACGCAGTGGGACGACGCCGACTACCGGGCCGATGCGAGCAAGGGCTTCTTCTCCCGCCTGTACAGCGGCACCGGCGCCTTCGACATCGTCGGCAAGCGCAAGATGTGGTACCTGATCTCGGGCCTCATCCTGGCGATCTGCGTCCTCTCGATGATCTTCCGCGGGTTCACCCTCGGTATCGATTTCGAGGGCGGCACCCAGATCTCGCTGCCGGCCAAGGCCGGCGTCACCACCTCCGCCGTCGAGAAGAACGTCTCGGAGTCGCTCGGCTTCGACCCGCATCAGGTGCAGACCGCCGGCAGCGGCGCGGCCAAGACCATCCAGGTCCGGACCCAGCACCTCGACCAGTCGCAGACCGCCGCGGTCACCGCGGGGCTGGCCGCCGCGTTCCCCGAGCAGCTGAAGGCGTCCGACGTCTCCAGCTCGGACGTGAGCAGCACCTGGGGCAAGGAGATCACCCGGAAGATGGTGATCGCGCTGGTCGTGTTCCTGGTGGTGGTGTTCTTCTACATCACCATCCGGTTCGACCGGGAGATGTCGCTCGCCTCGATGGCCTCGCTGGTGTTCGACGTCGTCGTCACCGCGGGCATCTATTCGCTGGTCGGCTTCGAGGTGACCCCGGCCACCGTCATCGGTCTGCTCACGATTCTCGGCTTCTCCGTCTACGACACGGTGGTGGTCTTCGACAAGGTCGAGGAGAACACCCGCGGGGTGTTCGCGACCTCGCGGCGCACCTATGCCGAACAGACCAACCTAGCGGTGAACCAGACCCTGATGCGATCCATCAACACGACGGTGATCTCGGTGTTGCCGATCATCGCGCTGATGGTGATCGCGGTCTGGATGCTCGGTGTCGGCACCCTCCAGGACCTGGCGCTGATCCAGCTGGTGGGCGTCGTCGTGGGCACCTACTCCTCGGTGTTCCTGGCTTCGCCGCTGCTGGTGACGCTGAAGCAACGACGCGCCGACGTCAAGGCGCATACCGCGAAGGTGCTGGCCCGGCGCGCCCGGAGCGCGGCGTGA